AACGGAGCGAATGAGTCATCATATATTGATATATACCTTGGAGGTCTCTAAGTATGCGCCTCTGTGTGTACTGGCCTAGCCTTGCTTCCCATTTTGTTTCTAgatcttctttttttctcttttatttattacTTGGATCGGCAATTGATGTCTGCCTAAAGGATGAACTGAGGTGAGGTGTACATTGATCACGCAACGCAACGACTGGTGTACGTCTCAGTAGTCCAGCCCCAAGATTAATTACTGCCCGGTTCAGTTGGAATAACAGCAGTTTAGTATAGTAGTACATAATTAAGCACCCAAGATTAATTAGTTGACATCCAAAGACGGCGTTAGCTAGCAAGCAAGCAATGTGTATATCCTTGACACCTGTAGTGGGTGTTTGCCTTGAGATTAATTTGCTCTAGCAGTTGGAGATCTCCTCTGATTAGGGCAGGGCAGGTTAGCTaggagaatatatatatatataattggattaTTAGTCTATAAAAGGTAGCAAGAGAGAAAGCATGCCTTCGTGCCTTTGTTTGCAGCAAATAATTCAAGTTCCTTTtcatgcttgcttgcttgcttgcatgGACCTGATTAAGCTAAGCTAACTCCAATTATGTAGCTAGTTTCTGTCTTGTTTAATTTCGACAAATACATATTGATTAATTGGTTAGATGTTCATGTTTGCAGTTAATTAGCTGGAGTAGTTGGTTAGTTAGTTACACTAGTGTGTTTGCTACTGCTGATGATCAAGTCATTCATGCATGGATCTATCTATGTTCAATCAGTCAGTGAAGGAATTCGTTGAGATCATTCAGGTGTGGTGAATTTGTCGTCCATCTACACAAGGCTAACAAATCAAGGTGTACGTTAAGTTGATGACACAACGACTAGTGTCTGTCGAGTCGACTGAGCTCTGAGTGTTGAGTATCGTGATCACTAGGAaagctaggatagcgtaggatattattctaccttgccttgtacaacaagatgaccatgtactcctatatatatgcccacaaggctcaagcaatacaacaatcAACGATTTCACCAAATCCCTCTATCCCTTTTAACACTGAGCACTACTCACTCAGTCGCATGCATACTGATCTATCTGACGAATAGTCTACTAGTCATTCAGATGATTGATTGGTTGGTGGTTAATTAACCGTAACAACTGACACATATACATACATGTGGCCCCAACCAAACTCACAAGAATGAAATATATACTTAAGAATGCTCTGCTCTGGTCTGGTGTACTTAATTAAGCTCCAGTTATATAGTGGAGGGCGTTTGGTTTTAGTTCAACGGACGGACTGACTGACTGAATTAAGCTTAGCTTTACAGGCAGGCAGAGGCAGGTACAGTAGCTAGAACATGTCGCTGTCTGTCTCTGtcacctcatcatcttcttctactACTACACTACACTAGTTGTTCTACGTAGTTGGCAGCAGAATAAGTGCACACACAGACAGACAGACAGGCAGACAGACTCTGCACTTCCACTGCATGCTATCAATTAAAAGTAGGGGGGAAAAAGATGCACCGAAAGTGCAGACAGATCAGAATGCAAGAAAAATGGTGGTACCACCCACAGAAATAGACACAAGTAATCCTACTGAATTTGAAGGCACAAAAGAATTTTACTCCAGCCACTTAGTGTTGTTGCTTCCTATCCTATATTGTGTGTAACACAAGTAGTAGGTACGTAGtaagagagaaacagagagaaagAGCTACTTGTAAACCTTCTGTAATCGAGCAACTACTAGACTGGACTTGGACTGGATGACGCTCGGCTCAGCTCGGCTCAGCTCCGCTAGAGATGACCGAGGCGTCGTCGCGGTACAGATGCCACTTGTCATATCTCTGGTGCCCCGGCAGCAGCGGCCGCAGCCGTGGCGCACCCATGCACTCCGTGCAGCAGCAGCCCCTCAGCTCCTTCAAGCACCCACCACAGCACCTGCAAAAGTCCAGTCAAGTTGAGCACATTCCACACTTGACTTAACACAACCTGCAGCTCAATCTATCTAACATATCTAGATGGTACAATCTAGAAAGGAAGGACCAAAATGCGTACAGGTAGAGCCTGTTGCAGTCGATACTGGCGCAGTTGCGGTGCCTCAGCTCCTCCACCTCCGACCCGCACACGTAGCACCGCCCCAGCCACCGAGACGACGACAGATCCCCGTTGTCGGCACCCCCTTCTTCTCCTGCCTCTGCAAACTTGGCTGGTGGCAGGGACAGCCGGTCGTCGAAGACAAACAAGTTACCCACCCACTCCGCGCTCCCTTGGCTCTTGAGGTAGTTGGACACGCCCCCCTTCAGAGTGTACAGATTCCCGAAACCCTTCTCCCTGTCAAGGACACGCACACAAGATTAAGGTATAATACATAGCCACCAATCCCTTAGCATATATGTGTACACTGCTTTTATTTACCTCAAAATCGTTGAGTACACGTCGCATCTTATGCCACCCGTGCAGTACATTAATATGTCTGTCTTCTCTTTGTCTACTCCATGCAGAGGGTCCGTCGAATCAATCTGCATATACATTCAATGAAACAAGAAATTACTTCTCGGCTATGTATGGACTGCATCGCAGCAAGACGGCATTAGCTAAAGGAGTACCTCCTGCTCCGACAGCCCAAATGAAGTGCTTCTGAAGCGGTCCACGTTAGGCCTCTTGGCTCCTTCAAAATGCCCAATGTCCCATTCATAGTCTGACACAAAAACAACATACGACATAAATACCTACTTAGGTGATATTACCACTTCAAATCATATCGGCCCACAAAACATAACAGACGGATTCATCAAAGTAGAGCAGGGGAGAGAACATAGTTTACCATTCCTAACATCAAGGAGCAAAAGCTTTCGTCCTTCAGAGGTATCTCCAGGTGCTTCGGTTTCAAGGCGTTTCCTAGCTTCAAGCTTCTCCCTCCACTCCGATGGGGTCAGTGGTGAAGCGCGCATGCTAGGTTCCACCAGAGGAAGATGACAACTCCCTCCTTCCAACTGCAGGTTTGCTTTTGTTTGTAGATAAGATGTCTGGTGACTTTACTGTTAAAAAACGGACTTATCTCTCCACATGAGTCTGAATATAGTAAACCAAATAGTCTCTTTACCAAATTAGCTGAAACAATGCAAATTCAGTGAATTAATGAAGAAACGGCTTCATAACTGCCGCACAAAAGAACACTTGAAAAACAGTGCACTTTCAGCATCTTAAATCTTAAGCAGAGCAAGAGAGATCGTTATCCAGCATGTTGATAGCCGCCTGAGTTCCCTCGTCCTCCCTTGCACGGTGGACAGAGCTGGGAACTCAGTTTGTCACCTTAGCTTCTTCAGGCAAACCAACGAACAGGTGGTCTGCACACTACAACTGAAACACACAAAGCAGAGGAAGAACAGCAGGAGATGCTGGTCGGCACTACACCGCGTGCCTTTTTGGTATTTTCTGGGGTTAATCTCTCCAGCAACACAAAGGAGGAGGAGATATACAAGACTCACACGGCCTATACAGATTGACCAATGCCCAGATTATTACAAAATGCAGATAAAGAAAGTCTGAAACTAAGACAAGGTTAAGTAGTACTAATAATTCTAACACATGTAAGATCCTACAAGCTTCAAAATTTCCTATCTGAACAACAGACGGTTCATGAAATTGACAGCGCAGGTCTTGGTTAAACTTAATTACTTTATAAGTTTTAGCCCACTAACTTGCGCTAAAGGCCTTAGCCAAGCGCAAAAAAATTAAGAATACATGGAGCAAAAAAGATACCTACTGGTCACAATACAAATCAGTAATATAACCAAGTCAATATAATCACTTAAAATCAGgttcaaaaaatatatataaccTCTTAAAACGGAAGCAACAAGAAAAAGAGCTAGGAAGATTGCTGCCATGCATAGTAGTATCAGGAGGAGCTCCAGGACAGATTAGAATGTGAAACCGTGAAATGATCGCATGAGTTTAGAAAAGACAGTGTTTTCAGCTGAATTTTTGTATGCAATATGAGAATGATTATCTTGTGAACTCTTGGATGGTCGCATGTTCATTCCTAATTTCACCGTTTTGACCTATTACCAGCAATCTGAGACAATATCTATTCGATTGTTTTCTTCTAACACGGAGTCAGTTACTAGAAAAAGGTTGGCACTTGCTAGGTTGGGTCTTCATCTTACCACCGAGACATGCAGGGAGAACATCAGACTGACAATGTGAAACTACCAAACTTTGCTTCGACATGCGATGAGATGAAAAGCAGATATACCATTGGTTACCTGAACCTAGTCGCATGCTCTCAAGTCTAAATACTGTAAACTAAGTAAATTTCCTTATCTTATCTTAAACAGAGCAAGAGCGATCTTTATCTAGCAGGAACTGGTCCACATATTCGGTGTGCAGTCTTGCATTTTCAGTATCTTTGACAGAGAAAGAGCGATAGTTATCTAGCATGTAACTTACTTTTAGAGTTAATCTGTAAGATAACCAAGTTAATTCCACCATTTTGAATGAAAACAACAGGAAAGGACCTAGGAGGCTTGCATCGATGCATAGTTATCAGGAGAAGCTCCAGGACAGTTTAGAATGTCAAGCGTGAAATTGTCATGAGAGTTGTAAGAAGACGAGGTTATGAGCTGAAATTTTGTACATGGTATGACAACAGTCACATATCTGTTGCTATGTTTTTCACCATTTAGACTCTTGTGACTAGAAGTAAGAGACAACATATATTCGATTCGATTATTATCTTGTAACATGTGGTCAGTTACTTGGATGATTATCACTTAATTAGGTGGAGAATATGAGCCTCTAAATGTGTGAAGGTACTGAACTTTGTTTCCCTATGCAGCAAAAAAGAGCAGGCATTGCTTACCTGAACAAGAGATTGTTTGTAGCGCAGTTTGAGCCGAGGAAAAGCATGCCCACTTAGCGCTGGCGAAATCTGGACGAGTATATCAGAGAAGCGAGGGTCTCTCCTGAGCCAGTCCGCGTACGCTATTGCATCTTTGCGCGGACCACTGTACTGTACTGTGACAAGAGCACAAGTTAGAAAAGTAGCCATGCTGACAATTTCGGCATTCAGATGTAGGAGTATCACTCTTTGTATTTTGCGCTACCCCGCAACGCAGTGATGTTGCTTGCTAATTAATATGCATCGAAGGGTAAGAGAGAGAGGCATATGAATACTAGTGTAGAAAAGTTATGAGGAGATGTGACATTTGGACTGTGGTGACAAACCAACCTAAATTCATTGCTTGTGCCAAGAGTATAGTAGAGTTGTTGGGTGGGTTAATGCAGTGTGACATTAACTTGAGTGTTAACCATATAGGTTCTGAGACCATATATGTTGAGAATGGTCCGTAACAGTCTCAAACTTGCAGAGATGCACAATCATTACTGTATTTATTTACAGCTGCTACGTGGTGTGCATTTCCCTCCCTATGATGTGCTGCGCTGTTGACTAACATAACATGTGCATCGATGGAAAACAGAGGATGTGTTTTGGATTACGTACGTACGTACCTGAGCGTTGATCCCCTGCTGGTTCATGTAGATGCGACCGTGTATGTCCATGTCGCGTCCCTGGATCGGATCAGGATCAGGATCAGGACAGGAGAGATGCAATTTTTTTTGTTGTAAGAAAAAAAAGATCCAGACTTTCATTCATTCAGATATCCAAAATCTGGTGGAGGGATGGAGTTAGGTGGACCGACCTGGAGGAATTGGAGGTGCGCGGCGACCTCTGCGCGGGGGTCCTCCAAGGGCACCAGCTTGTAGAAGGTGACCACCACGAATCCCGACTCATCTGTGCCGTCGGCGGTGAGGTGGGAGGTGGGGGCCGGGAGGGAGGAGCGGAGGCGGACGGGCGGGAGCAGAGGCGGGAGGGAGCGCCACGGCGAGGAGAAGAGGCCGGCTCGGCGAGCCGGCGGACATGGACGGAGGAGGTAATGGAGGTGGAGGTGGACGGCGGCCGCCATGGCTCCCACTCCAGGTCCAGGTCCaggtctttttctttttcttttgagggatatcctctcttcttcttcttcttcttcttcttcttcttaaccaCATGAACATTGCCACAACCGTtccctttctttttccttttcccttttttttctcacAAAATTGTAGCAAAACCTGTGACTGCCTTGTTAttataaatataaataaataaatcggCGAACCAACATGTGATTGAATGGTTAGGTGGACCACAACACAGATACACTACACTAGTCTGCGGTCGGCCACGGTGAATCTCTTTTACCTTCCCCATGTGAGGCATATTCTTTTCCATTTCCCTATCTCCGGCTCTGCCGCTTGCCGGGGTGGCAAAGAGgatgcttcagccggaggggaAGGGTTGCATCTGCTTCCGTGAAGCGCGGATCTGTGCTTGTTTTTGGGCGGGGAAGGACGATGGCCTAGAATAGAGGACGAGACACCCGCTGTGGCGACTCGCCTGCGGTGGCCTTAATTATTGGGACCAAAGCCGCAGTGGTCTCTCATGTTCTACTTTTTCCTCAGTGTCGTGGACGAACACGTacgcgctggccaccgactcgtcgagCTCCACATAGCCAGCCTCTTTCTACATCGACCGGGTGCGGTTTCGCCAACGTTGACAACAGATGGCACGGTGTCTGGCCTCATCCATGCCGGCCTTGATGCCCCGCGTGCCTCCGTGGAGCAACTACTCGCCACTCCTCCACGCGCTGGCTTGGCTTGCTCCGTCAGGCTAGGCGGGGTAGGTGGAGTAGCAAACTTTCTTGCTCGTATCCAGCGGGCTCGACGGGCCATAGAACTGTTCTTCCTACTCGACGGATGCCATTGAAAGGGTGGAGAAAATTATAGAAGGAGAAGGGGAGCAGCGGAGCAATTTGAAGAAAACGCCTCGAGAGGGTATCCATCATGAGGCCTTTTTCAGCAATGCCTCGCAATCTAACCAATGGCATTTGTAGAAACCCCTCAGTATGTCTATTTTGTGGCAATCATAAAAGATGCCCGAAAAGCTTCATCCATCGGAGGCATTTTCCATATCTGCCTTCTTGTATATAGTTTAGAggcatcttctatatctaaatagctgcccccccccccactacCTGATTTTTCTGGCTTCTCGTGAGGCCACGTCATTGCTAATCCCCCTGCCGTTGATCGCACGACTACATCATCGCTAATCCTCCCACAGTGTAGGCAAGCGAGTCAGGGCATTGTTCGTTGGTGATAGCCCATGGTGGTGGCCCATGTAAATAAACGCAGGCCTATAGCTGGCTTATTTGATAGCCCATATAAATTAGGTTCATCTTCTCTGCTAGGGGAGTAATTTCCGCTGCTTTCTCTTCTGTTCGCGGCAGCCATGACCGATGAGATCCTCCGGCTAAAAGTGCAGCCACTAATGCAATGAAACGGCATCATTAATGCAATGAAACAGCCAAGAATTGATATTTTCCAGTCGGTGAGATATATATTTGTCGGTTTTGTGAAATATATTATAGGAGTTATGTTCGCAACCAGTGCCTAATCTAGCAGTTTCCATTCCAAAAACTACTGCACCGTCCCCTGGAAAAAAGAAGAGCCATTGTACTTGATGGAAAACAATGGACGTAGGCCAGCATCGAATAGATGTAATTTCCTTTTCTCTTTTGTCTAATATCTTTAGAAATTTATAGTCACTCACCCTATTAAGATTTTGATTTCCATAGAGGTTATGTGTGTGAGCACGTTTAATTCTAGACAGCTATTTTAGTCACCATTGTTGGTGCATATTTAATTCATTGATTCAGATTAAGTTCATTGTGCTCGAATCTGTACTGTGAAAAGCTATGGTATCAGACAGGTGGTTCTTCTTAATAAATGTGAACTGAAAGTCTACTCTCATCATTCAAAGAGAGAAAAACTTGAACAAGTATCTCTTAGTATCAAGGCACCGTGCCATGCTTTGAGGTTATGATGCACTCTTTTAGTGCCATTCACATAAAAAATATTGACACACTTAGATAATCGATGTAATCTCTTGGTAAGCAAGCATCAATAATCCAGTGGGCTCAAATGTTGATATATATAGTCTATTCATGCATCCACAAGACCCAATCTACTACCAACGGAGAACCTACTCTCTTTGCTATTACATTGTTTATTTTGGATTTTTAGCGCATTTAGGGTTTTTATTCAAATCATTACACTAGTTCAATTCGAGCGAAGAGGTCCCGCAGCAACGCACGGGGTACCACCTAGTTTATAGAAACACTCTTACGAAAACACCTCATATTAACAACCGTGTTGTAGTGTTTGGAGACAAAAGCCAAGTGTGTTTTGTGCAGGTTTGATTCTAGATTGGATTGAATTTGTATGTACATGGGTGTGGTGGTGCTGCTTTTTATTGCCATTGCTAGGTTAACATCCTGGTTTGTTATGTGAGAGGAAATAGTTGTTGTTTCACATATTTCTAACTATATACCATAGTAAGAATTAGGGTTGTGTAATTTGTAAAGGTGATGCGGCATAGAAAACAAAAAATGATAAAAACATTGCAAATTAGAAGACATATAATAGTTGTTTTTATGATTGATTAAAAAATAGGCCCAGGCGATAAAAATGGCGCATGAGGAGGAGAAGTtattatattatttatttattttcttggcTTACTTAACGCGTGGGTGTCACTGTTACCACTTCTCCATCTCCATCTTCTTCaactaataataataaaataaataggaaaaggAAAGAAATCCCCAACTCCTTGCCCTCCCCTCCCAAATCTGTCTGTCCCCAACCCTAGCCCCCAACTCCACTCCTTCATCAGCAAGCCAAGAAGCATGGCGCCGGCGGCCGGTCGCGGCCGAGGACGAGGACGGGCCCGGGGACGAGGCCGCGGCCGTGGGCGTGGCCGAGCGGCCAAgaccccgccgcctcccgccgcaggtgcttccttccttcctttctttctttctttctttctttctttcttcccccaCCACCttcattcctctctctctctctctctctctctctctctctctctgtgtgtgtgtgtgtgtgtgtgtgtttctaaCCAAGCAATCcccttccttgcttgcttgctcccgcccgcccgcccgcagaACCCGCGCCGGAGGAGGCTCCCGACGCCGcccagcaggagcaggagcaggagcacgagcaggagcaggagcaggagcagctcACCCACACCCAAGGTACTTGCCCTTGTTCCTCTTCCCTCCGCCCTACCTAAATAAAAGTTTTCGACTTTCCTTGTTATTACTGCccgtctcctcttcttctttccagatgccgccgcctctgcctctgcctctgcTTTTGCCGGGCGAGAGACGATTGAGATCTCTGACTCGCCAGACGCATCCCCTCAGCCCTCCTCGCCAGACATATCTAGTAAGTAACAAGTACCTACCTACTCTGTATATGTTTCCTTTCCACTACTCTACATACAAATACAAGCAAGCGTTGATGGATGGGTCTCTCGTCTCGTCTCGTCTCGTCTCGTGATTTACTAGTTACTTGCTCTTACACACAAGTCTTATTACTCCCACTACATAGTGTAAATATGTTGCTTTGCCCGCCTTCTATCTATTCTATTCTAATGGAATGTCATGTCATGATGCCAGGCTCAACCACAGTCCACCAGCACATCAAGGACGAGGAGCCAAGCTCAATCACACTGCTCCACAACAAACCCCATGAGCTGCTGAGTGAGGCCGACATGCCGTCTGCGTCTGCGTCTGCTACCAATAATgatgagcagcagcagcaggagaaaATGGATACCAATAATgatgagcagcagcagcaggagaaaATGGAGGTGGAGGCTGGAGAGCCTCATGATACGCCCgcagaggaacaagaagaagaagcagtccCTACACAAGAAGAACAAGAGGCAGCAACAGACGCAGACAAGCAAACGGTACAGAACGAGGCAGCACAGCCACAGGTGATAATAGAGCAGGAGGGTGAAAAagccgacgatgatgatgatgtagcGGTCAAGACTGATGTTCCTGCACATACTCCAGGCgctgacacacaaaatgagcaacACACTCACGCTATTAACCCACTCCACCAGGGACAAATGCTTGCTGCAACTCATGATGATAATTCAGAAAATAAGCACCCATTCCACCAACAACAAATGGATGCTGAGCAGGAAGAGGAGGACCCTGAAGAGGTCATTTTCGACGACTCTGTCTCTGTTGGTGAAGGGCAGGCCGCATCTGAGATCAAACAAGGAGAGGACGATGACGGGCAGGCTGCAGCTGAGAGCAAACAGGAAGAGCACCGTGCTAGGGCCGCGGAGGCTGCAGCTGAGGTCAAACAGCAAGAGGATGAGCGCAAGGTTATGTCAGACATGGCCAACAA
This window of the Triticum aestivum cultivar Chinese Spring chromosome 5D, IWGSC CS RefSeq v2.1, whole genome shotgun sequence genome carries:
- the LOC123124007 gene encoding rhodanese-like domain-containing protein 8, chloroplastic, with the protein product MAAAVHLHLHYLLRPCPPARRAGLFSSPWRSLPPLLPPVRLRSSLPAPTSHLTADGTDESGFVVVTFYKLVPLEDPRAEVAAHLQFLQGRDMDIHGRIYMNQQGINAQYSGPRKDAIAYADWLRRDPRFSDILVQISPALSGHAFPRLKLRYKQSLVQLEGGSCHLPLVEPSMRASPLTPSEWREKLEARKRLETEAPGDTSEGRKLLLLDVRNDYEWDIGHFEGAKRPNVDRFRSTSFGLSEQEIDSTDPLHGVDKEKTDILMYCTGGIRCDVYSTILREKGFGNLYTLKGGVSNYLKSQGSAEWVGNLFVFDDRLSLPPAKFAEAGEEGGADNGDLSSSRWLGRCYVCGSEVEELRHRNCASIDCNRLYLCCGGCLKELRGCCCTECMGAPRLRPLLPGHQRYDKWHLYRDDASVISSGAEPS